From Canis lupus familiaris isolate Mischka breed German Shepherd chromosome 16, alternate assembly UU_Cfam_GSD_1.0, whole genome shotgun sequence:
GGCCACGTCCCCGGCCACCTGAGGTGGGAGCATCCCAGCTGCAGTGGTGAGCAGGTCGACGGTCTGTTGAGGATGATTCTTCGGCATCTCAGGTCTGTATTTGGAGTGGTGAAGGATGACTGCGTTCGCAGGAAGAGCAATTTCTCTTCCCTTGACATTGAGTTCAGGCTTAGGGCGGTTGCATTCTTGGAGGCATCTCCACTGGTCTAATGTCATTTGTTGTCTGGAGGTCTCTTCCCCACGCTCCTCCAACTCAGGATGGTTCACGGAGGGATCGGTTGCCGGCTCTCCTGAGGCCTCACCCACCACCGTGGGGTCTGCCTCGGGAGATGCGAGTCCTCCCTCCTCGACTGACTCCCTCCCAAGGTCTCTCTCCAGATCAGTCTTCTGCATATAAAAGAGGACATAGGCAGGTTGGCGCAGCGCGCAAGTCACATCACAGGCGCTGACCTTAGCATCATCCATTTTATACCACTGGCCATTTCCTGCCTTTACGAAACAGAAGTAATGTCCGCTGTGGCAACTCCTCCCAGCGTGCACCAGCACGGCATAGAGCACATAAACCAAGggtcctgccctctgctcagacAGGTAGTGTTGCATGTCAAGGCGCTCAGGATATTGCACCTCCTTAGTCATTTTGTTGCCTGTCAAGTCTGAGAATCGTCTCAAGACCAGGATGAGGACCTTCGGGGAAGTGTGCAAAGTCAACACCTTGGACGCAGGCACCTTCTCCAGACACTTACTACAATGGTAGGCATTTTCACCTTCCAGCAGTTCGGGCTTCATCAACTGCTCCAAAGCTTGGCTGATGCTGTGAGCAGCTCCGATGTCCAGGCTGATGTCCAGGTAAGGTTCCAGAGTGCTCGAAATGCCTTGGCAGTGGAGACACTGGATTTGAGACCTCCAGTACCCCCCAAAGAGTTGCTGGATGAGGG
This genomic window contains:
- the LOC119877067 gene encoding ubiquitin carboxyl-terminal hydrolase 17-like protein 6, giving the protein MEAAHLHPSEEPQFSASPKPQSCWSRRGGAEVHGGPSVPETTSPASKTLSSPTDPLAPASAGLPPTKTPLSWRSFSHVGAGLQNMGNTCYVNATLQCLTYTEPLASYMLSQQHGTTCRRQTSCMLCTLQAHLTRVLCHPGRVLRPLPLLLAAFHRHKQEDAHEYLMFILDAMQQSCLPEDKLSDPECPQDSTLIQQLFGGYWRSQIQCLHCQGISSTLEPYLDISLDIGAAHSISQALEQLMKPELLEGENAYHCSKCLEKVPASKVLTLHTSPKVLILVLRRFSDLTGNKMTKEVQYPERLDMQHYLSEQRAGPLVYVLYAVLVHAGRSCHSGHYFCFVKAGNGQWYKMDDAKVSACDVTCALRQPAYVLFYMQKTDLERDLGRESVEEGGLASPEADPTVVGEASGEPATDPSVNHPELEERGEETSRQQMTLDQWRCLQECNRPKPELNVKGREIALPANAVILHHSKYRPEMPKNHPQQTVDLLTTAAGMLPPQVAGDVAKVPRVPGRARPTKRTSKKGQRSGEAVQGCVS